Below is a genomic region from Gillisia sp. Hel_I_86.
AAAAAAAGCAGCCTGGACGGCATACAGCCAACCAATGAGAGATAAATTTTCAGATCTATTACCCCTTCTAGAAAATGCAGCTTCCCACTGTGGGAATAAGGATGCTATCGAATCTATGATAAAGGAACTTTCAGAAATAAAAGATCCGCTTAAAAAAGATCTCTTAGTAGCTGCCAGAAAGAGTTTACGCTATATGATAGGGTACGAAAACAATGCAAAGTCTGATTTGATAGATTGGATTGAAACCTACACTTCTACTTCTCAACTAGAATTTAGCAGCCATCTTTATAGCGCCTCTGCAAAAAATGCACTTTCCATAGAAGAAGTTGAAGCAACTTATGATGACGACGCTAAAGATGTAGATGCCAGGATTATTTTAAGAGACAACTTCGATAAAATTTTCGCTACAAAACCTGAGACCCTGATCTTTGGGGAAGATAGTGGAGCCATTGGAGATGTAAATCAAGGTCTGGAAGGACTTCAGGAAAAATATGGAAAACTACGAGTAGCAGATGTTGGGATTCGGGAAGCAACTATTTTAGGACAAGGCCTGGGAATGGCCATGAGAGGATTGCGCCCAATTGCCGAGATTCAATATTTGGATTATATATTATATGCGTTACAGATTATGAGTGATGATCTCGCAACTGTACAGTACAGAACTAAAGGAAAACAAAAAGCACCGCTAATTGTTAGAACTAGAGGACACCGTTTGGAAGGAATCTGGCATAGTGGATCCCCACTGGGTGCATTGGTAAATTTATTAAGAGGCATCCATATTTTGGTGCCTAGAAACATGACCAAAGCGGCTGGGTTCTACAATACTTTGTTAGAAGCAGACGAGCCTGCGTTGGTAATAGAATGCTTAAATGGATACCGACTTAAAGAGAAGTTGCCCAACAACTTTGGAGAGTTCAGGACTCCGTTAGGGGTAATAGAAACCATCAAGGAGGGATCAGATATTACCTTGGTTTCTTATGGATCTACGTTGAGGTTAGTGGAAGAAGCTGCTAATGAATTGGAATTAGTGGGGATAAACGCTGAGGTAATTGATGTTCAATCACTTTTACCTTTCGATCTTAATAAAGATATCGTAAAGAGCGTGGCTAAAACCAATAGACTTCTAGTGATAGATGAAGATGTCCCTGGAGGAGCTTCTGCGTACATCATGCAACAAATTCTTGAGAATCAAAATGCGTACGTGCATTTGGACAGCAAACCACAAACTTTGGCTGCAAAAGAACATAGACCTGCTTATGGAACAGATGGCGATTATTTCTCTAAACCTTCTACTGAAGATATCTATGAAAAAATATATGGGATCATGAATGAAGCAAACCCTTCAAAGTTTCCGAAACTGAGATAATCAATTTCCACAGAAATTAAAAAGGCCTATACTAGTTTCGTCCAGCTGTTCCGATAGCTGTCGGAATTGTTTCAGCTTCTTTTTACATTTTAATTACTATTTTTAGATCCTGAAATAAATTACCATTGACGTATTTTTATTTATTTGTAAATCCAAGACCCTGAAACAAGGCCAGGGTGACGATGCGGAATTGTCGTCATGCTGAACTTGTTTCAGCATCTGTTTTTATATTCAATATTTAGAAGAAATCCATTTATTTTGCGAACTCACACCAAACCTACATCCAACTTCGAGAATTAGATTCAATATTATAAAACATATAATTTATATATGGGAGGAAATTCTTGCTTACCGCTCTAAATGGAATATCTCCGCCCGCTGTATGAAAAATGACATTTAATAGGTTTCTTCTTTCATACCATAAAGGCTGCGAGATACTTATTGATTGAATTTTATAAATCTCAAACCGTTCTTCTGTTTTGTTCCAGACACCGTACTTTTTATAAACAAATTCATCAGAAACTATCAATTTCAGGGACCTGTACATTAAAATCTGCCAAATTACAGCGAGTACGGTATATAGCCCCACCAATATAAGCCAAATTGTAAAAGATATAGCATTCACATAGGGGACTACAAAATAACTGGCCAAGGCAGGAACCATCACAATAATCAACCGTCTCACCAATAAAACCTTATCTGGAGAAAAGGTCTTTCGAAAACCCTTGGACTGGTTTGTATACAGGAATGAGCTCACCTTTGCGACTAATACCTTATCCAGACCAGGAATTTTAATTTTACTTTTCTGAAGGTCATTCTCACTGTTTGCTAGAGAAATACGTACTTCGTATAAATTCAGCCATTTTTGTACAGGGTTTGTGATCACCTTAAATAATTGCACGCGTGTTGGCTTTAAAGAAACTTTCGTATTGGTATTTAAGCCCATTTCCACTTCCAGGCTATCTTTTGTTTGGGTCAATTTTAAGTTGAAATATTTTATAAACACTTCGGCAACGGTTATTAAAATACTCAATAGCAGAACAATAAACACAATGAGCATAAAGATGTAAACCGATTCCATAGGTCCAGGCACTTCATTTAAATATTCCTGTATGGTTTGCGAATATTCTTCAGATACTGTTCTTGCTTCATTATAAATAGTCGAGAAAAAAGCGGCCATCAATACCAGTCCTCGAAGATAATTGGTGCTTATCCCTATTTTCAATAAGGTTAAAAAACTCAATTTATGAGTCCAATCTTGATTTTTAGATGACTTTTCGGTAATTTCCAGATCGGTGATCTTCTCTGAATATTTATTCCTTACCTCAATCAGAATAGCCAAAAGTTGGTTTGCTTCTTCATTGGAAATAGCCTTAATACCAATTTCCTCTTTTTTGCTTCCCGCTGTTTCAATCACAAAACTGCTAACATTCAGAAGACGTTGTAGAAGGGAACGTTTACTATATACCTGCTGAATCCTATCAAAAGGGATCGCAATATCTTCTTTATTGAATACCCCTTTTTGAAGTACAAATTCCTGATTTTTATAATTTATATAAAAAAGGAACCTCTGGTAATAAACAAAGCTGTAAACAAGAACAAGAACTGATATAACCACCATACCCAATACAATGTAAACCATGGTTGACGTACTAGGCCCGGTGAATAAAAAATATACGATAATGGCCCAAAATCCTTTTAATAAATTAAAAATCCTGGTGAGAAAAATTAGAAGTATTCCAATTTTCGATTGCCTTTGAGGTACTGCAAATAAATTAGAATTCATTTGTGGTAAGCTTTACGGCCAAAGCCTCTTTTAACTTTAATGCGAGATCTGGGGCCAATCCGGGAATTACAATATCGCTACCGCTGCCGCCCGCCGTAAAAATTTTAAGGGTAGAGATCTTTAGCATCTTATCAAGTACATCCCGGGAAATAGAGGCGTGCTGAATCCTGTTAAAGGGAACTACCGTAGTTTTATTTATGAGATAGCCCCTTCTGTACAAAATGTCCTTTTCCCTAAGGGCAAATCCATATTTCTTCTGTAGCCGGGAAATGTTCCAAAATTGGAAACCAAAGTATAACACGATCCCGATAAGAAGTATAATTAATTGAAGCTGGCTTATTTCGAAATAAAACAAAATCCCCCAACCAATTATCGCCGCACATAAAAACAAAAGGTTTTTAAGATTGGATTTTATGAGATAATTCTTTGAGATTGGTTGAAAATCTACTTCTTCATACTGAGGCAATGAAGCAATATCAATTGGTTGATTGGTGAAATTTTCCATTACGGAAGCCATTTTTTTTCAAAATTCGGTTTGCGTTTTTCTAGAAACGCGTCCCTTCCTTCTTTTGCTTCCTCTGTCATATATGCCAGTCTGGTTGCTTCTCCTGCAAAAACTTGTTGCCCTACCATTCCGTCATCGGTAAGGTTCATGGCAAATTTCAACATTTTAATAGACGTTGGGGATTTTGCCAATATTTCCTCTGCCCACTCATAAGCAGTAATTTCCAGATCGGCATGTGGGATTACCGCATTCACCATCCCCATTTCAAAGGCTTCTTGAGCCGAATAATTCCTCCCTAAAAAGAAGATTTCCCTTGCTCGCTTCTGCCCTACCATTTTTGCCAAATAAGCCGAGCCATAGCCTCCGTCGAAACTCGTCACATCTGCATCGGTTTGTTTAAAAATGGCATGTTCTTTACTGGCCAAAGTCATATCGCACACCACATGTAAGCTATGCCCTCCTCCTACTGCCCAACCAGGCACTACTGCGATCACTACTTTTGGCATAAACCTTATTAAACGTTGCACCTCAAGGATATTCAACCTGTGCATCCCATCTTCCCCCACGTAACCTTGATGGCCTCTAGCCTTTTGATCCCCCCCACTACAAAACGAATACACTCCATCCTTAGAGGAAGGTCCTTCTGCAGAAAGTAAAACCACTCCTATAGAAGTATCTTCTTGTGCATTGTAAAATGCATCGTAAAGTTCACTGGTGGTTTTAGGCCTAAACGCATTGCGTATATCTGGTCTATTAAAAGCTATTCTGGCTACACCGTTGGCTTTTTTATAAGTGATGTCTTCGTATATTTTAGCAGGCTTCCATTCTATCTTGCTCATCTTTCTAATTTTTTATAAAAATAGAGTTTTTGTAAAACTGTACATAATATATAGACAAAGAAGAATTAGTTATTATCTTCGGAAAGCTTTCAGAACAGGTTGTAGATTTCTTTTATTTGTCATCCCGACATAAGGAAGGATCTCTAATTAAATTAATCCTGTTTTACAGGGATTCTTCAGTCCACTACGTTACCTTCAAAATGACATTTTTTTATCTTCATCCAATTCCGAATCGTCACCCTGAACTTGTTTCAGGGTCTATTATTCTGGGGCAACTTAGAAAATACGTCAATGGTAACTCGCTTCAGGACCCTAACAATTTAATAAAAAAAAAGCCTGAGATGGATTTCTCAGGCTTTTAAGGAATATTATTTGATTCTTATTTCGAATATTTAGCCATTAAAGGTTGGAGTTTCATACCCCACATTTGACCAATTTGCATGGATTTTTCAGTAATTACAGGTAATTCAACAGTCATTTTTTTTCCAACGGGAGTTGCATAAAAATCTAGGATCTGATCCAATTCTGCTTCTGTAAAGCTTTCCATATAAACTACCGCTAATTGATCGAAAAGATTTGTCATGCTTTCTTCTACATCCTTTTTAAAGGCAGCCCTGTTTTCTTCGGCAACCATCCCTACAAGAGGTTTTAGCATTACATCGAAAGTAGCACCAGAATTGATTTCAATCAATTGAACTGCTTTTGCTTTGTAAGCGGCATCGGCTTCTTGAGAAAATCCCGTGAATCCAATAAATAAAAAGAATACTGCGTAAAATGTGTTTTTCATAATTATTGCTTTTTTTAAAAATTGCTTAAAAATAATGCTATTTGTGGGATGGCGAAATTTTTCAGTTTAAAAAAACAAGAAATCTATGCGAAACCAATCAATTGCACAATTCTTGATATATTTAATTCAAATGATCAAAATGAAGTTTTTCGGTTTTCTTTTTCTAGTGCTTTTTATTTCCACTTATGGAATGGCCCAGGAAATTCCTGCAATTGAGGAATCAGCAGATTTTATCGTACAGCGTGTAGAAATTAGACCTTCTTTATCTACGCTTGCTCCAGAGAATCCGTATGTTGGGAAATTTAAAATTAGAACCGTGGATTTTGATGTTAAAGACCAGCCAATTCAGATCAATCTTTCAGAAATTATGAGAGAAGAGGAAAGAATGCGTGCCAACAGGTATGTAGAACTTGCACCTCCCATTTACTTAACAAAAGAAAAGGGTTCGGTAAGCTTCTCTTTAAATCCGAGGGATACTGATGCCAGGTACTTTAACCAAAATTTTAATCCTTCTTTGCCAAGAACAGGGACGAGAAATACGGTTTATAAAGATGCTTCAGAAACTACCGGCTCTATTTATTATTCCAGCTATTCCCCTTTTTACAGAAGATACCACTAAGAACTTTTGAATCAAGGATACGGGGAAAGCCTACGAGGTAACAGAATCAGGAATGCTGAACAACAAGGGCCAAGAAACTAGACCTTTGTCTTGGCTCT
It encodes:
- a CDS encoding PH domain-containing protein, producing MENFTNQPIDIASLPQYEEVDFQPISKNYLIKSNLKNLLFLCAAIIGWGILFYFEISQLQLIILLIGIVLYFGFQFWNISRLQKKYGFALREKDILYRRGYLINKTTVVPFNRIQHASISRDVLDKMLKISTLKIFTAGGSGSDIVIPGLAPDLALKLKEALAVKLTTNEF
- a CDS encoding 1,4-dihydroxy-2-naphthoyl-CoA synthase, translated to MSKIEWKPAKIYEDITYKKANGVARIAFNRPDIRNAFRPKTTSELYDAFYNAQEDTSIGVVLLSAEGPSSKDGVYSFCSGGDQKARGHQGYVGEDGMHRLNILEVQRLIRFMPKVVIAVVPGWAVGGGHSLHVVCDMTLASKEHAIFKQTDADVTSFDGGYGSAYLAKMVGQKRAREIFFLGRNYSAQEAFEMGMVNAVIPHADLEITAYEWAEEILAKSPTSIKMLKFAMNLTDDGMVGQQVFAGEATRLAYMTEEAKEGRDAFLEKRKPNFEKKWLP
- a CDS encoding DUF2059 domain-containing protein, coding for MKNTFYAVFFLFIGFTGFSQEADAAYKAKAVQLIEINSGATFDVMLKPLVGMVAEENRAAFKKDVEESMTNLFDQLAVVYMESFTEAELDQILDFYATPVGKKMTVELPVITEKSMQIGQMWGMKLQPLMAKYSK
- a CDS encoding thiamine pyrophosphate-dependent enzyme; translated protein: MQSETQSKESISFEDFKAQVLEDYKIAVTSRECSLLGRREVLTGKAKFGIFGDGKEIPQLALAKVFKNGDFRSGYYRDQTFMMAIGELTIEQFFAGLYADTNIENEPMSAGRQMGGHFATHSLEEDGSWKNLMKQKNSSADISPTSGQMLRLLGLAQASKIYRNVEGIDAEKFSDNGNEIAWGTIGNASTSEGHFWETINAAGVLQVPMVMSVWDDEYGISVHAKHQTTKENISEVLKGFQRDEDHKGYEIIVVNGWNYVALVEAYEKASKIARTSHSPVLIHVNELTQPQGHSTSGSHERYKDEDRLAWERAFDCNVKFKQWILENNFASEEELDAIDKDIKKQVRDGKKAAWTAYSQPMRDKFSDLLPLLENAASHCGNKDAIESMIKELSEIKDPLKKDLLVAARKSLRYMIGYENNAKSDLIDWIETYTSTSQLEFSSHLYSASAKNALSIEEVEATYDDDAKDVDARIILRDNFDKIFATKPETLIFGEDSGAIGDVNQGLEGLQEKYGKLRVADVGIREATILGQGLGMAMRGLRPIAEIQYLDYILYALQIMSDDLATVQYRTKGKQKAPLIVRTRGHRLEGIWHSGSPLGALVNLLRGIHILVPRNMTKAAGFYNTLLEADEPALVIECLNGYRLKEKLPNNFGEFRTPLGVIETIKEGSDITLVSYGSTLRLVEEAANELELVGINAEVIDVQSLLPFDLNKDIVKSVAKTNRLLVIDEDVPGGASAYIMQQILENQNAYVHLDSKPQTLAAKEHRPAYGTDGDYFSKPSTEDIYEKIYGIMNEANPSKFPKLR
- a CDS encoding PH domain-containing protein, with protein sequence MVYIVLGMVVISVLVLVYSFVYYQRFLFYINYKNQEFVLQKGVFNKEDIAIPFDRIQQVYSKRSLLQRLLNVSSFVIETAGSKKEEIGIKAISNEEANQLLAILIEVRNKYSEKITDLEITEKSSKNQDWTHKLSFLTLLKIGISTNYLRGLVLMAAFFSTIYNEARTVSEEYSQTIQEYLNEVPGPMESVYIFMLIVFIVLLLSILITVAEVFIKYFNLKLTQTKDSLEVEMGLNTNTKVSLKPTRVQLFKVITNPVQKWLNLYEVRISLANSENDLQKSKIKIPGLDKVLVAKVSSFLYTNQSKGFRKTFSPDKVLLVRRLIIVMVPALASYFVVPYVNAISFTIWLILVGLYTVLAVIWQILMYRSLKLIVSDEFVYKKYGVWNKTEERFEIYKIQSISISQPLWYERRNLLNVIFHTAGGDIPFRAVSKNFLPYINYMFYNIESNSRSWM